Part of the Terrisporobacter glycolicus ATCC 14880 = DSM 1288 genome is shown below.
TATAAAAAGTTTTAAATCAAGATCTATAGCAATAATGCTTAGTATAATCTTAGGAACAGCACTTATAGTAGGTGTAGGTACTTTATCAAAAAGTGCTCAGCAAGCAGATATAAACAGAACTAAAAGGGAGCTGGGAACTTATCATGTTTATTATAAAGACATAGATAAGAATCAATTAGAAATAGTAAAAAAGGGTAAGGATATAGAAAATATTGGGATAACGTCATATTATGCATCTACAGATGTAAGTGAAAAGTTACCAATTAATATTTTATATGCTGATAATAATTATCTTAATGATGAGTCAGAGATAGTTAAAGGTAGATTACCAAAAGATAAAAACGAGGTAGTTTTAGAAGCTTGGATATTAAATAGTATGGGTCTAAAACCAGAGGTTGGACAAGAGCTAACTTTTAAACTTTATAATAAAGAAAAAACTGAGACTTTTAAAGTTGTAGGAATTCTTAAAGATAGATATAAGGATAAAAGTGTTGGAAGATGTGAAATATTTTTACACCTTGATGAGAATAATGTTAGTCAATTTACTGCAAATGTAGAATTTAATGAAGGAAGTCCAATAAGCAATGATATAGAAGCTATTGCCAATGAAGCAAATATAAGTTTGAAGAATCAGGTTGGAGTAAATAAATCACTAGTACAAACGGTTGAAGATAACGGTGGTATAGATATGGCAAGTAAAAGCACGGCTATTGCCATGAGCATATTTGCAGGCCTTGTAATTTATAGCATTTATTCCATATCTGTATACCAAAGAATTAGAGATTACGGAATGTTACGAGCTGTAGGAGCTACTAATTTAAGAATATTTAGATGTATGATTTATGAGTTATTAATTATTGCTTTAGTATCACTACCAATTGGAATATTATTTGGTATGGGAGGGTCACAGTTATTTAATAAGTTAGGTGGGAATATAAATTTTGAAGGCAAGTTAGAATCAACACCTTTTGTTATACCAACAGAAGTGATTTTACTATCTATAGTATGTACTTTTGTTGTAATATTGATAATTAGTATATTTACTTATTTCAAAATAAAAAGAATATCTCCAATTGAAGCCATAAAAGGAAACTACGGATCAAATAGTAAGATTAAGAAAAGTAGTTTTATAATATCTAAAATAAGTAATTGTATATCACAAACGAAATCAATTTCAATGAAGAATATATTGAGAAACAAGAAAGCCTTTATTTTAATAATGCTGTCTATGAGTATAGGTGGTGTATTAGTAATTAGAAACAATTATGCTTATACAATATCTGATGCTATGTATGAACAGCAAAGAAAGGGAACGTATTTAAATGGTGATTTTATTATGCAAGTTACCTCAGCTGATGATGAAAGAGTTGGTTTAAGTGATAGAGATATTAAGGAAATTAAAAATATAGATGGTATAAATGAAGTAAAAGTAGCTAGAATTTTGCAAAGTAGATTAGTTTTACCTAAAAAAGATTTATTAGAGAAAGATTTTAATAAACAGCTTGATTCAGAAATATATATAAGAGATGTATTAAATGGAAGCTTGATAGATAATAAATCCAGTGATACTTATTTAATGAAACAAAAGTTAAAGGGATATAATGATGAGATGATAAAATCACTAGAGGATTATTTAGTAAGTGGAAAAATTGATATAGAAAAGATGAAAAAAGAGAATTTGGCAGTAGTATATATGCCTTATATATATGATGATAACGGTACAAAAGGTAAAGTACTAGGTGGAAATACGGGTTCACCTCTTGCAAATATTAAGGTAGGAGATACAGTTACAGTTAAATATCCTAAAGGTAAAATAGAGGATACTCAGAAGTATTGGCAAGGAAAAGACAATTGTGAATATGAAGACTACACTTTTAGAGTAGGAGCTATAGTTAATTATCCTTATGCAGATGACAATTTATATTCTGGAGACGACGGAATAGATATTATAGTAAGTGACAAATATTTAGATGGATTGGTTGGCAACAGCAATTATGATGTTGTATATGCAAATATGGAAAATGGAGCAAATCATAATACTATAAATAAAAAACTAGGAGAAATTGGGAGTAAAGTACCAGGAACTGTAACTACAGATATGACTGAAGATAAAAAAATGGATGAGCAAATATTAAAACAGAAGAAACTTTTAGACTTTGGTGTAGTAGCAGTTATGTTTGCTATAAGTGTGTTTAATATAATTAATAATGTGAGTTATAACTTAATTTCAAGAACAAGTGAATTTGGAATGTTAAGAGCAATAGGTATAAGTGAAAAAGATTTTAAAAAAATGATCACTTATGAAGGGTTATTTTATGGTGTGATTTCAAGTGTAATTGTAGTAGTAACTTCATTGTTGATGCAAATAAGAATGTACAAAACCTTTGGATTTGAAGCTTATGGCATGGATTTTGTAATAAATTACAAGTTATATGTAGTAGTTGTATTAGCTAATATAACTGTGGGGTTATTAGCAACTTATCTACCAGCTAGAAAAATAAAAGAAAGTAGCATAGTAGAAGCTATAAATATTATAGAATAGAGGGATTATTATGGTGATATTAGAGACTATTAATTTAGGTAAAATATATGGAAAAAAACAAATAAAAGTAGATGCATTACAAGACGTTAATTTAAAAATAAATAAGGGTGAATTTGTGGCAATAGTAGGGCCTAGTGGAAGTGGGAAAAGTACTTTTCTTCATTTAATAGGAGGACTTGAGCGACCAAGCAATGGAACTATAAAAGTTGATAATAAAGATATATGTTGCTTATCTGACAACGAACTAGCTAAATATAGAAGAGAAAAAGTTGGATTTGTATTTCAACAATATAATTTAATACCAGTTCTTAATGTTAAAGAAAATATAGAACTATCACTAAAACTTGATAAACAAAAAATAGATAAAGATTATATAGAAGATCTTATGAAATTACTTGGAATAGAAGAGAGAAAAGATCACTTACCAAATCAATTATCTGGAGGTCAACAGCAACGTGTTGCTATAGCTCGTGCACTAGCAGCTAAGCCGAGTATTATTTTAGCAGATGAACCTACGGGGAATTTAGATAGCAAGACTACTGAAGAAGTTATGGATTTACTTAAAAAATCCATAAAAAAATACAATCAAACTTTAATAATGATAACTCATAATAATGAAATAGCAAAAAAAGCAGACAGAATTATATCAATAATAGACGGAAAATTAAATGATTTAGATTGTTAAAATTTATAATTTCCATAAAAGCTATGAAGTTGAGATAAAAATTAATTTCATAGCTTTTTAGATTGTAAAAATTAATCTTTATAACAAATTTATAACGAAAATCACATTTTATTAAATATTTATAACAAAGAGTGAACAATACATATAAATATGATATTTTTAAGATTTTATTTGTTATATTTATTATAGAAGAAAATTAATAGATGGAGGGGAAAACAATTCTAAGATTTAGAATTGAAAATAATTATGGTTTTTAGCAGTTTGATTTTTTTATTTTTATTCTTACCTATAGTACTTATTTTTTATTATTTATCTAATGAAAAATTAAAAAATGTAGTATTACTGTTGGCAAGTTTGTTCTTTTATGCATGGGGAGAACCTAAATATGTATTTTTAATGATTGCATCTATCATTTGCAATTATATATTTGGAATCAAGGTATCCTCAGATGATGCAAAGGAAAAGAAGTTATGGCTTATAATAGCTGTGATTTTTAATATTTCACTATTAGGAGTATTTAAATATAGCAATTTTTTAATAGATAATATTAACAGTTTATTACATCTTAACATCAGTATTCCCACAATACCTTTGCCTCTTGGAATATCATTTTTCACTTTCCAAACAATGAGTTATGTAATTGATGTGTATAGAAATAGTAGTAGACTTCAGAGAAATATTTATAATTTAGCATTGTATATAAGTTTATTTCCACAACTTGTGGCAGGTCCGATTGTTAGATATGAAACGGTGGACGAGCAAATAAATAGTAGAGTTCATACCATAAATAAATTTTCCGTAGGTATAAATAGATTTGTTATTGGTCTTGGAAAAAAGGTGATTTTCTCAAATAATTTAGGCTTAGTTGCTGACAGTATATTTGCAACTAATATGTCAGATTTGTCTACTATGGAAGGTTGGTTGGGGATAATATGTTACACCCTTCAAATTTATTTTGACTTCAGTGGATATAGTGATATGGCCATAGGACTTGGAAAAATGTTTGGCTTTGATTTCTTAGAAAATTTCAATTATCCATATATATCTGAAAATGTATCGGAGTTTTGGAGAAGATGGCATATCTCTCTAGGAAGTTGGTTTAGAGATTATGTTTATATTCCCCTAGGGGGAAATAGAGTTTCTCCTATTAAACAGTATAGAAATTTATTTATAGTTTGGTCGTTAACAGGTATATGGCATGGGGCTGATTGGACTTTTGTAACATGGGGACTATATTATGGTTTTCTAATTGCACTAGAAAAAGCCTTCTTACAAAAATATTTAGATAAGTTACCAAAGTTATGTAGACATATTTATTTAATATTATTAGTAATGATAGGATGGGTATTCTTTAGAGCGGAAAATATTGGACAAGCATATGAATATATAAAAGTTTTAATGGGACTTGGCGAAAATTCTATTTTGAATATTTCATTTCTTAGTTACATAAATGAATCAGGATTTATTGTGATTTTAGCGATCATTTTTGCTACACCAATTTTACATAAGATTAAGTGGAAAATCGAGTTAAGAAATAAGAAATTAATTGATAATAGATTTACTTATGCACTTCATTCAATTTCACTAATGTCAATTATGTTTATAGTTGTTGTGATTTTAATAAATTCCACATACAATCCATTTTTATATTTTAGATTCTAAGAGGAGGATACAATAATGAATAATAAAAAAGCTAAATATATAGCTATACCATTTTTAATTGCAATAATAGCTACATTATTTATTCATACAATAAGTAAAGATAAAGAGATAAGCGCATCTGAAAATAGATCATTAGCACAAATACCCTCAGTGGAAGATGTGCAAAAAGAAGACTTCACCAAAAAGTTTGAAGCCTATTTTTCAGACCAGTTTCCTTTTAGAGAGGAATTGTCACAGCTTTATAATAAAGTAGAATTAATGCTTGGTAAAAATAAAATTAAAAATTACTATGTGCTTGAAAATAATTGGGTTATGCCAACACCAGTAGATGCATTATCAGAGGAAGACTTAAAAGATTCAGCTGAAAAAATAAATGAGCTTTCTCAGGCAGCATTAAAGTCTAACAAGAAAGTTTATTATGCATCAGCGCCACACAAAGAAAGTATGTTAACTAATTTGTACCCTAAATTTACAAAAGGTTTAAATAATGCTACAGAAAATAAAAATAAATTTAAAAATTATTTAGATAAAGATAAGATAGATTTTATTGACATAGATGAAGATTTTTTAAGTAAATTTAATGAGAAAGAAAGAGAAAAATTATATTTTAAAACAGATCATCATTGGAATGGTATAGGGGCATATGAAGGTTTTAAAACTATTATGGAGGAAATGAAAAAAACAGAAGGTATTAAAAATATAAATTGGAATAATTATATTAAAACAGATTTAAAAAAAGGATATTTCCTAGGAAGCTATAATTTAAATTTAAATAATTTAGTAAAAGAAGATGAAGATATTCCTTATGTTCATTCAAAAAATAAACATAAATATGAATATTTTAAATATGATGGAAAAAAAGAAATTAAAGGAAAAGAAGAAGATTTTGTAGCCACAAGGAGACATGAAGATGAAATATTATATGGTGGAGCCTACATGTTTGGTAATGCTTGTAATATATTAAAAATTAAAAATAAGGATGCTTTAAGTGATAAGAAAATACTAATAATAAGGGACTCTTATCAAGCTCCTACTTCATGGTTATTTGCAGACATGTTTTCAGAAGTACAACTAGTTGATCCAAGATATACGGAAAAACTAGATTTATCTATAAAAGAAATAATTGAAGATAGTGATGCTGACATAGTTATGTTTATGTACAATTCAACAGATTTTAAATCTATGATTGATGAAATAAAATAAATAAAAAACAGATACAAGTTTGGAATTTGTATCTGTTTTTTATTGAAATTCTTGTCTTATTATTTTGTGAATGCAACAAAACCGCAGTCTGTAGGATGATCTATAAAAAGAGCATCCTTATATTTGCATAATAATAGGGCGATAGTAGTATCCCCACCTGCGCATAAAATATTAATCAAACTTAAATTCATTAATGAAGAATTGCCCGTGAAGAAAGATATTATGAATAGTAAAATACCTAAAATAAGTAAAGGCATAAGTCCTCCAGTAATATAAGCTTTAAAGCTAAGTGGTTCTTTGCAATGACAATAAGGAGTTAATGACTTCCACATAACACCAAAACTTATACTTTTAAATCCTTCCTTACAAAATAAACTCCATGTGGCTCCATGTAAAAATTCATGTATAACGACACATGCAATTATTGAAATAAAAAATAACATAAGAGTAGCTGGAGTAAACTCTAAAACAATACTTCCCCATTTATTTATATAAATGAAAAAACAAACAAGAGCTATTGGTCCGGCTGTAAGTAGGGCATAAATGTTAGCTTTTGCAACAGTAATTGTGCCTGAATTCTCTTTATATCCATTTTTTATCATTTCTTCTTTAATTTTTTCAAATCTTTTTATTTTTTCTTGTTCCTTTAAATTTTTTTCACTAATACTTTCAGACATAATAAACCCCTTAAATATTATTTTTATTGAGATTATAACATATAATTCCAATTTGTCCTTGAATTTTTTAATATTAATTTGGAAAAATAGAATCAAAGGAAGGTGAAGTAATGTTTGTTCCTCAAAGAATTATATTTGAAAAAGACGCTCTAAACTATAAAATAGGAAAAAATATTTATGAAGAATTTAAAAATAAAGAAAAAACAGAAATAATAAATTTGACTAATAATAAAGTTAAAGAACATATACCAGGAGATAATATTAGAGATTTTTACAAAGAAGGCAAAAACACTTTAGTTGTAGGAATTAAAAAGGGCTATAAATTTCAAAGTTGTAAACCATCTGCTCACTGGCAACTACCTTTATTTAGCGGTTGTGTGGGGAATTGCCAATACTGTTACTTGAACACAAATTTAGGTGATAAACCTTTTATAAAGGTTAATGCAAATATTGATGATATTTTAGACAGAGCAAAAGAGTATATGTATGAAAGAAAGCCTGAGATTACCATATTTGAAGGTTCAGCTACATCTGATCCTATACCTGTTGAGCCATATACACATTCTCTAAAAAGAACAATTGAATTTTTCGCAAAAAGTGAATACGGAAGATTTAGATTTGTTACAAAGTTTGATGATGTTGACACTTTATTAGATATTGAACATAGAGGAAAAACAGAAGCAAGATTTACTATTAATACAAGAAAAGTCATAGGAGATTATGAAAAAAGAACTAGTAGTAGAGAAAAAAGAATTGAAGCTAGCGTGAAAATGATGGAATCAGGATATCATGTTGGATATATTATAGCGCCAGTATTTATATATGAAAACTGGGAAGACGATTACAGAAACTTATTAATTTATTTAAGTGAAAAGATACCTAATAATTTAGAAAATTCAATTACTTTTGAAGTAATATCTCACAGATATACAACAAGAGCAAAAAATATTATAAATGAAGTTTTTCCAGAGAATATTTTACCAATGAAAGATAATGATAGAACTTATAAATATGGCCAATTTGGATATGGAAAATTTGTTTATCCAAAGGAACATTTAGCATATATGAAAAAGTTTTTTACAGAAAATATAAAAGAAATTTTTCCAGATGCAGAGATTAAATATATCATTTAATTAAAAAAGGAGAGCTGAATAATTTTAACTCTCCTTTTTTAACTATATTCTATTTTCTATCCATCTACTCATTTCAGATATTATATCATCTTTAATTAATTCATCCAAAAGCTTATGATATAAACCATTCAAAATCCTAATTTCCTTATCTGTAGAAATTATATTATTAAATAAAAACCTACTATCTTCACAATCTGTTACTGCATCCATTGAGCCATGAAGTATTAAGCAAGGATATTTAAATTTATATAAATATTCAATAATATTTGAACAACTTTTTTTCAACACGTGATAAAGACCTACAGTAACTTGTTTTAAAACTAATTCATCTTCATCATAAGATTGAATAAAATCATAATCATGGCTTAGATTATGAATACTTCCAACAGAAACAAAGTCAAAATCACTATCATATTCATCAGAATTACAATTTGTATAATTACCATAATCACAAATTAAAGGGCTACAAAATATCATACCATCTGCCAGATTATCATATTGTCCACCTAGAATACTCATTATATGTCCTCCCATGCCTTGACCTAAAATAAATAAAGGAAGATTTGGGTTTTCTTCTTTAACTAAATCAATAACAATTTTTAGATCTTTTGCAAAGGTATGGGCATCGTCAACATATCCTCTTTTTCCATCAGAATCTCCGTGCCCTCTGTGGTCATATCTATATACATTAAAATTATCTGAAACAAATTTTCTAGTGATATAATCATATCTTCTATAGTGCTCTGCTAATCCATGTAGGATTAAGATAGTAGCTTTAGGACTATTTACTAAGTCTTTTGCGCATTTTAAATAAATATTATCAAATGATTTAACCCAAAAATCTACTGTTGCAACACTCATATATTTCACTCCTCAAGTTTTATAATGAATCCTAAAAAAGCATAGGACTAACATATATAGTTATTCTAGATAGAGGAACGAAAATCCTTTTTTAAAAGTTGTGATTTATTTTTTTATAACTGATACAATTTATATATAAACATAATTACCATAAAATTTATACTTTAAAATATTGTTTAGATTGAAAAAAAGTGGTACAGTTAAAATGTAAACACGAATAATTATGAGATTGTTTGGGAGGTATGTTCGCTTGAGGGAAATTGATTCAAAAGTAATAACTAAAGAGGTTAAGAAACTTTGTATTGAAGGAAATATATACCTTGGGGATGATGTAATAAAATCCTTTAAGGAAAATTTAGAAAAAGAAAAAAGTGATTTAGGAAAAGATATATTAAATATTTTAATAGAAAATGCTCAAATAGCTAAAGACACGCATATACCTCTTTGCCAAGATACGGGAATGGCAGTATTTTTTGTTGAAATTGGCCAAGAAATTATGATAAAAGGAGATACCTTG
Proteins encoded:
- a CDS encoding ABC transporter permease yields the protein MREDFNIVIKYIKSFKSRSIAIMLSIILGTALIVGVGTLSKSAQQADINRTKRELGTYHVYYKDIDKNQLEIVKKGKDIENIGITSYYASTDVSEKLPINILYADNNYLNDESEIVKGRLPKDKNEVVLEAWILNSMGLKPEVGQELTFKLYNKEKTETFKVVGILKDRYKDKSVGRCEIFLHLDENNVSQFTANVEFNEGSPISNDIEAIANEANISLKNQVGVNKSLVQTVEDNGGIDMASKSTAIAMSIFAGLVIYSIYSISVYQRIRDYGMLRAVGATNLRIFRCMIYELLIIALVSLPIGILFGMGGSQLFNKLGGNINFEGKLESTPFVIPTEVILLSIVCTFVVILIISIFTYFKIKRISPIEAIKGNYGSNSKIKKSSFIISKISNCISQTKSISMKNILRNKKAFILIMLSMSIGGVLVIRNNYAYTISDAMYEQQRKGTYLNGDFIMQVTSADDERVGLSDRDIKEIKNIDGINEVKVARILQSRLVLPKKDLLEKDFNKQLDSEIYIRDVLNGSLIDNKSSDTYLMKQKLKGYNDEMIKSLEDYLVSGKIDIEKMKKENLAVVYMPYIYDDNGTKGKVLGGNTGSPLANIKVGDTVTVKYPKGKIEDTQKYWQGKDNCEYEDYTFRVGAIVNYPYADDNLYSGDDGIDIIVSDKYLDGLVGNSNYDVVYANMENGANHNTINKKLGEIGSKVPGTVTTDMTEDKKMDEQILKQKKLLDFGVVAVMFAISVFNIINNVSYNLISRTSEFGMLRAIGISEKDFKKMITYEGLFYGVISSVIVVVTSLLMQIRMYKTFGFEAYGMDFVINYKLYVVVVLANITVGLLATYLPARKIKESSIVEAINIIE
- a CDS encoding ABC transporter ATP-binding protein, with product MVILETINLGKIYGKKQIKVDALQDVNLKINKGEFVAIVGPSGSGKSTFLHLIGGLERPSNGTIKVDNKDICCLSDNELAKYRREKVGFVFQQYNLIPVLNVKENIELSLKLDKQKIDKDYIEDLMKLLGIEERKDHLPNQLSGGQQQRVAIARALAAKPSIILADEPTGNLDSKTTEEVMDLLKKSIKKYNQTLIMITHNNEIAKKADRIISIIDGKLNDLDC
- a CDS encoding MBOAT family O-acyltransferase, giving the protein MVFSSLIFLFLFLPIVLIFYYLSNEKLKNVVLLLASLFFYAWGEPKYVFLMIASIICNYIFGIKVSSDDAKEKKLWLIIAVIFNISLLGVFKYSNFLIDNINSLLHLNISIPTIPLPLGISFFTFQTMSYVIDVYRNSSRLQRNIYNLALYISLFPQLVAGPIVRYETVDEQINSRVHTINKFSVGINRFVIGLGKKVIFSNNLGLVADSIFATNMSDLSTMEGWLGIICYTLQIYFDFSGYSDMAIGLGKMFGFDFLENFNYPYISENVSEFWRRWHISLGSWFRDYVYIPLGGNRVSPIKQYRNLFIVWSLTGIWHGADWTFVTWGLYYGFLIALEKAFLQKYLDKLPKLCRHIYLILLVMIGWVFFRAENIGQAYEYIKVLMGLGENSILNISFLSYINESGFIVILAIIFATPILHKIKWKIELRNKKLIDNRFTYALHSISLMSIMFIVVVILINSTYNPFLYFRF
- a CDS encoding DHHW family protein; protein product: MNNKKAKYIAIPFLIAIIATLFIHTISKDKEISASENRSLAQIPSVEDVQKEDFTKKFEAYFSDQFPFREELSQLYNKVELMLGKNKIKNYYVLENNWVMPTPVDALSEEDLKDSAEKINELSQAALKSNKKVYYASAPHKESMLTNLYPKFTKGLNNATENKNKFKNYLDKDKIDFIDIDEDFLSKFNEKEREKLYFKTDHHWNGIGAYEGFKTIMEEMKKTEGIKNINWNNYIKTDLKKGYFLGSYNLNLNNLVKEDEDIPYVHSKNKHKYEYFKYDGKKEIKGKEEDFVATRRHEDEILYGGAYMFGNACNILKIKNKDALSDKKILIIRDSYQAPTSWLFADMFSEVQLVDPRYTEKLDLSIKEIIEDSDADIVMFMYNSTDFKSMIDEIK
- a CDS encoding DUF3267 domain-containing protein; the protein is MSESISEKNLKEQEKIKRFEKIKEEMIKNGYKENSGTITVAKANIYALLTAGPIALVCFFIYINKWGSIVLEFTPATLMLFFISIIACVVIHEFLHGATWSLFCKEGFKSISFGVMWKSLTPYCHCKEPLSFKAYITGGLMPLLILGILLFIISFFTGNSSLMNLSLINILCAGGDTTIALLLCKYKDALFIDHPTDCGFVAFTK
- the splB gene encoding spore photoproduct lyase, coding for MFVPQRIIFEKDALNYKIGKNIYEEFKNKEKTEIINLTNNKVKEHIPGDNIRDFYKEGKNTLVVGIKKGYKFQSCKPSAHWQLPLFSGCVGNCQYCYLNTNLGDKPFIKVNANIDDILDRAKEYMYERKPEITIFEGSATSDPIPVEPYTHSLKRTIEFFAKSEYGRFRFVTKFDDVDTLLDIEHRGKTEARFTINTRKVIGDYEKRTSSREKRIEASVKMMESGYHVGYIIAPVFIYENWEDDYRNLLIYLSEKIPNNLENSITFEVISHRYTTRAKNIINEVFPENILPMKDNDRTYKYGQFGYGKFVYPKEHLAYMKKFFTENIKEIFPDAEIKYII
- a CDS encoding alpha/beta hydrolase, yielding MSVATVDFWVKSFDNIYLKCAKDLVNSPKATILILHGLAEHYRRYDYITRKFVSDNFNVYRYDHRGHGDSDGKRGYVDDAHTFAKDLKIVIDLVKEENPNLPLFILGQGMGGHIMSILGGQYDNLADGMIFCSPLICDYGNYTNCNSDEYDSDFDFVSVGSIHNLSHDYDFIQSYDEDELVLKQVTVGLYHVLKKSCSNIIEYLYKFKYPCLILHGSMDAVTDCEDSRFLFNNIISTDKEIRILNGLYHKLLDELIKDDIISEMSRWIENRI